A segment of the Jatrophihabitans endophyticus genome:
CCTCCACCCTGCGGCTGCGCGTCCTGCGCATCTGCCTGCACGAGCCGCACACGAACAAGGAGGTCGCCGAGGCGCTCGGCAAGGATCCGGCGACCGTCCTGCACCACGTGCGCCGGCTGGTCGACACCGGGTTCCTGACCGCGCAGCCGGCGCGGCGCGGGACGCGCGGCGCGCGCGAGATCCCCTATCTCGCGACCGGCAAGTCGTGGCGGCTGGACTTCCCGCCCACCGACCGGCTGTTGCTCGACACCTTCCTGGAGGAGGTCTCGCTCGTCCCGGTGGAGCAGGTGCACACGATGCGCGTGGGCCTGCTGCTGACCGACGGGTTGCGCGAGGAGTTCGAGGAGCGCATGCGCGACCTCGTCGAGGAGTACCGCGCCCGCACCGAGAACACCGGCGACGGACGCGCCTGGTCGCTGTTCCTCGCCGTGCACCCCGACCCCAACCGCCCCTGAGCGCTTTTGGCGCCCTGGCGCAGCATGCTGCGTCAGGCCGCCAAAAGTGAGCTGATCTGGGCGATCACGTAGTCGGGGCGGTCGACGATGTCGGCCCAGGTGAAGCGCAGGACGCGCCAGCCCGCGGCCAGCAGCGCGTTCTGCTTGGTGCGGTCGCGCTGGAAACGGTCGTCGCCGGAGTGGTACGCGTAGCCGTCGACCTCGACGGCCAGACGCAGGTGCGGGAAGGCGACGTCGACCCGGAACCGCCCGGCCGGGGTGACCACCGGATGCTGCGCGACCCACCCCGGCAGGGCGGCGCGACGGAGCAGGCGCTGCAGGCGACGTTCGGACTCGGCCTCGGCACCCCGCTCCAGCACCGCGCCGATCCGGCGCAGCTGCCGATTGCCCCATCGGCCGGGCGCCTCGTCGAGCCGGCGGGCGATGTCGGCCCGGGTGAGCCAGCCCTGCTGCACCGCCCGGTCGGCGAAACTCAGCGCAGGGCCGGGTGGGAGCCAGCCGACGCAGTCGAGGGCGGTGACAGCGCGGGTGGTGACCCACAAGCCCCGATGCTGCACCACGTCGGAGCGGTCGAGCGCCACGCGATGGACGCGGACGCCCGCCGGCCAGTCCAGGCGACGTCGGTCGAAGCGGGTGATGTGCACCAGCCCGTCGAGGGGCACCGGCATCCCCCACCAGTCGGCCCCGGACAGGTACGTGACGGGCGATCGCGTCGACAGCGCCGCGAACCAGGCCGCGCCCAACTCGGTGTCGGCCGAGCCGCCGACCCGGTAGACGCCCTGCGTCCGGGTGGCCTCGAGCCTGCCGACCGACAACCACAGGTCGACGGTGCGGGCGGGCACGTCGGCGGCCAGCAGCTGACCGCGCGCGACGAGCCCACCCTGTCGACGCGCGACGCTGGTCCAGGACACCCGCCGATCCTGGACGACGAAAGCGCCAGGACAGCGGTTGTCCACAGCCCCGAAGCACTTTTGGCGGCTGAGCGCAGCATGCTGCGCTCAGCCGCCAAAAGCGGTGGGGTGGGGGTCAGCGCGCGGCGGTGCCCTCGGTGTAGTCGTCGTTCTCGGAGTTCACCCAGGACATCAGCCCGCGCAGCTTGCGGCCGACGTCCTCGATCGGGTGCTGCTCGCCCTTGGCCCGCAGCTCGCGGAACTCCGGGGCGCCGGCGTCCTGGTCGGCGATGAAGCGCTGCGCGAACGTGCCGTCCTGGATGTCGGACAGCACGGCCGACATGTTGTCCTTGACGCGGGCGTCGATGACCCGCGGGCCGGAGACGTAGTCGCCGTACTCGGCGGTGTCCGAGCAGGACCAGCGCTGCTTGGCGATGCCGCCCTCGTACATGAGGTCGACGATCAGCTTGAGCTCGTGCAGGCACTCGAAGTAGGCGACCTCCGGCTGGTAGCCGGCCTCGGTCAGCGTCTCGAAGCCGTACTGGATCAGCTGCGACGCACCACCGCACAGGACGGCCTGCTCGCCGAAGAGGTCGGTCTCGGTCTCCTCGGTGAAGGTCGTCTTGATGACGCCCGCGCGGGTGCCGCCGATGGCCTTGGCGTAGGACAGCCCGAGCTCGAAGGCCTTGCCGCTCGCGTCCTGTTCGACGGCGACGAGCGCGGGCACGCCCTTGCCGTCGACGAACTGGCGGCGGACGAGGTGCCCCGGGCCCTTCGGCGCCACCATGATCACGTCGACCGACGCCGGCGGCTTGATGTAGCCGTAGCGGATGTTGAAGCCGTGGCTGAAGAACAGCGCGTCGCCGTCCTCGAGGTTGGGCTCGATCGCCTCGGCGTACAGCCCGCGCTGCGCGGGATCCGGGACGTTCACCATGATCACGTCGGCCTCGGCGCACGCCTCCGACGGCGTGACGACCCGCAGGCCCTCGTCCTCGGCCTTCTTGCGGCTGCGCGAGCCCTCCTTGAGCCCGACCCGGACGTCGACGCCCGAGTCACGCAGCGACAGCGCGTGCGCGTGCCCCTGGCTGCCGTAGCCGAGCATCGCGACCTTGCGGCCCTGGATGATCGACAGGTTGGCGTCGTCGTCGTAGAAGATCTCCACTGCCATGTCGGGTTGTTGCCTCTCTCGCGGGTTGTCGGGTCAGGCGCTGCGCTCGACCGAGCGCAACGCCGCCTGGGTCATTGAACGGTGACCACGGCCGAGCGCGACGGTGCCGGACTGCACCATCTCGCGGATGCCGTGCGGTTCGAGCATCGTGAGCATCGCCTCCAGCTTGTCAGGCCGTCCGGTGAGCTCGACGGTCAGTGCCTCGGTGGCGACGTCGGCGACCTTGGCCTTGAACAGCTCGACGATCTGCAGCACGTCGCTGCGGTTGGTGTCGTCGGCGCGCACCTTGACCAGCAGCAGCTCGCGGGCGACGGCCTGCTTCTCCTCGAGCTCCACGATCTTGATGACGTTGACGAGCTTGTTGAGCTGCTTGGTCACCTGTTCGAGCACGGCACCCTCGACGCTCACGACGATCGTGATCCGCGAGATCTCTTCGTGCTCGGTGGGGCCGACGGCGAGCGACTCGATGTTGAAGCCGCGACGCGCGAACAGACCCGCGACGCGGGTGAGCACGCCGGGCTTGTTCTCGACCAGCACGGACAGCGTGTGGGTACTCATGCGGGGTCTCCGGCCAGGATGAAGTCGAGCAGCGCCCGACAGTGGACGTCGGTGGTATCGACGAGCGGTACGGGCGACCGCTCGTCGAGATCGAGCATCGCGAGCTCCGTGCAGGCGAGGACGATCGCCTCGGCGCCGTCGGCCACGAGCTTGTCGATGACGGCGAGGTAGTCGTCGCGTGCCTGCTCGGTCACGACGTCGCGGGTGAGCTCGTCGTAGATGACGTCGTGCACGCGGGCCTGCGCGTGCTCGTCGGGGACGAGCACGTCGATGCCGTCGCGCGCGAGCCGCTCGGGGAACATCGCGCTGCTCATCGTGAAGCGGGTGCCGAGCAGCCCGACGCGTCGGCGGCCGGCGAGCGCCGTGGCGGTCAGGTCGACGAGATCGAGCAGCGGCGTGGACCCGAGCGCGACGCGCACGTCGTCGGCCACGAGGTGCGTGGTGTTCGCCGCGAGCGCGACGCCCTCGCAGCCGGCGGCCGCGAGCGCGCGGGCCGCGTCGCACAACACCCGCGAGACGCCGGCCCAGTCGCCGTCGTGCTGCAGCCGGGCGACCTCGCCGAACTCGACCGACCAGAGCGTGACGGGCGCGCTCGCACTGCCGCCGATCGCGGCCGCGACGCCCTCGTTGAGGGCGCGGTAGTAGTGCGCACTCGAC
Coding sequences within it:
- a CDS encoding ArsR/SmtB family transcription factor, with the translated sequence MTFVDRPGEHPRRPATDEELRVLASTLRLRVLRICLHEPHTNKEVAEALGKDPATVLHHVRRLVDTGFLTAQPARRGTRGAREIPYLATGKSWRLDFPPTDRLLLDTFLEEVSLVPVEQVHTMRVGLLLTDGLREEFEERMRDLVEEYRARTENTGDGRAWSLFLAVHPDPNRP
- a CDS encoding endonuclease domain-containing protein is translated as MSWTSVARRQGGLVARGQLLAADVPARTVDLWLSVGRLEATRTQGVYRVGGSADTELGAAWFAALSTRSPVTYLSGADWWGMPVPLDGLVHITRFDRRRLDWPAGVRVHRVALDRSDVVQHRGLWVTTRAVTALDCVGWLPPGPALSFADRAVQQGWLTRADIARRLDEAPGRWGNRQLRRIGAVLERGAEAESERRLQRLLRRAALPGWVAQHPVVTPAGRFRVDVAFPHLRLAVEVDGYAYHSGDDRFQRDRTKQNALLAAGWRVLRFTWADIVDRPDYVIAQISSLLAA
- the ilvC gene encoding ketol-acid reductoisomerase — encoded protein: MAVEIFYDDDANLSIIQGRKVAMLGYGSQGHAHALSLRDSGVDVRVGLKEGSRSRKKAEDEGLRVVTPSEACAEADVIMVNVPDPAQRGLYAEAIEPNLEDGDALFFSHGFNIRYGYIKPPASVDVIMVAPKGPGHLVRRQFVDGKGVPALVAVEQDASGKAFELGLSYAKAIGGTRAGVIKTTFTEETETDLFGEQAVLCGGASQLIQYGFETLTEAGYQPEVAYFECLHELKLIVDLMYEGGIAKQRWSCSDTAEYGDYVSGPRVIDARVKDNMSAVLSDIQDGTFAQRFIADQDAGAPEFRELRAKGEQHPIEDVGRKLRGLMSWVNSENDDYTEGTAAR
- the ilvN gene encoding acetolactate synthase small subunit; its protein translation is MSTHTLSVLVENKPGVLTRVAGLFARRGFNIESLAVGPTEHEEISRITIVVSVEGAVLEQVTKQLNKLVNVIKIVELEEKQAVARELLLVKVRADDTNRSDVLQIVELFKAKVADVATEALTVELTGRPDKLEAMLTMLEPHGIREMVQSGTVALGRGHRSMTQAALRSVERSA
- a CDS encoding aspartate/glutamate racemase family protein — translated: MRRVGLIGGTSWVSSAHYYRALNEGVAAAIGGSASAPVTLWSVEFGEVARLQHDGDWAGVSRVLCDAARALAAAGCEGVALAANTTHLVADDVRVALGSTPLLDLVDLTATALAGRRRVGLLGTRFTMSSAMFPERLARDGIDVLVPDEHAQARVHDVIYDELTRDVVTEQARDDYLAVIDKLVADGAEAIVLACTELAMLDLDERSPVPLVDTTDVHCRALLDFILAGDPA